Genomic DNA from Maylandia zebra isolate NMK-2024a linkage group LG17, Mzebra_GT3a, whole genome shotgun sequence:
TGTGACGTGGTGGGTCACGTCCAACAGGGCAGAGGAGGATTTGGTCTTAGCGCAGTAACACCTCGGTGGGAACAGGCATCTGTAACCGAACGTCGGAAAATGGTAGTGGAGGAGGTGCGACGACAGGAGGAAACAGCCAGACATGCCAGAGCCGTGGCACTGGTCAAACAGGGTCGCTGGATGAATTGGGAAAGTGCGGAAAAGAGGAAACTCTCATGGTTTGAAATCTGGGGCATGGAGTCTAATAAACTAAGTTTCATCATCCGAGCGGCATACGATGTGCTACCTTCCCCAATAAATGTGCAGCTGTGGTTTGGAAAGGACCCATCCTGCCCCCTGTGTATAGTCCCAGCCACACTAAAGCATATCTTGGTTGGTTGTAGGACTAGCCTTACTCAGGGCAGATACACATGGAAACACAACCAGGTTCTCAGGTGTCTTGCCGAGAAAGTTGAGTGCAAAAGAAAATCCATTAACGCTAAACCTTTCACGAACCAAGAGGAGCGTCAGTCTTCATCAACATTTGTCCGGGAAGGAGACAAACCGAGGACAAGCCCCTCAAACCCAGACCTGGGCCCGCTGAAGGCCGCCAGGGATTGGCAGATGCAAGTGGACTTGGATCAGAGGCTAATTTTTCCCACAGAGATCGTAACAACTACTTTGCGACCAGACCTCGTCCTTTGGTCAACTTGGCACCTGAAGCAGAGCACAGAGGCTGGAAGATCAAGGTGCGCCTGGTGGAAGTGAGGTGCAGGGGCTTTGTTACCAGTACAACAGCAAAACTGCTTAGAGAAACTGGGATCAGAGGACAGGCGCAATGGCAGGCTATAAGAGATCAAGCTAACACTGCTGAGAGGACCAGTCACTGGCTATGATTAAAAAGGGCTGACATCACTTGGGCAGCTAAGGCAGTCAGCTAAccaggagagaaaagaaatattccgctcttctcctctctgctcttcttcccttttctggGAGGCAGTGGGGAGGTAGAGCGTACAGCCCGATCCGGCAGGGAGGTGTGGGAAGCCAGATTGGGTGCCCCCCTTCCAGCTCTTCTCTCTACTCTCTCCTATCTTGTCCCTTTTGTCCTACTTCTCTCTATCACCTTTTCTATCTCTTTGAAGAAGTTAGGCCCAATAAATGCTAAAGAGGTAAGTATTATTTCTCAGTTGCAGTGAattgataaaaagaaaatgtaggaaactaaacagaagaaagaagaaaagaaataacaatttaacatAAACCAGTGACACACTCCAGGGCCTGATCAACCCTGGCAGGGCCTCCTTGGATGAGGGTGTCTAGTGAGAATGGCCGAAACACCTGATGAATGCAAGGTccactactgatgatgtgtcccaaatttaaaatgataatCTAGATCGATCTCTAacccctaaacctaaccaaggaaggaaaatggcagattagcctgggtaaaagaccgaAAGTTGAGGCAAAGTTTCTGGGCTGCCTTTCCTCATAACAGCCATCCCTCAAGAGTCTCTCCATCtaaagcaatgcattatcagggactgtaacatctagtccttttaaCTGAACTATATATGACTTTTTGAATGTTAGGTGCCTGAATCACCACCCCCTTCACCACCATGCTGATGGTTAATATAAGGTGTTTTTTTCCAATGTGACACTTTCCATTATGACCAGAAATTTCCATTTTAGTCCCAAAGTATCGTCTTTCTCAAATTCTAAAGTCATGAACTTTATTATTTAAGTTGTTAACAGGCGTCTGTAGAATTTGACTGTAGTTTGTGGGATTTTTGAACTTCCATCCACTCCTAGTCAAATCGTTTCCTTGTGTTTAAACACACCTGATTGTCCCAAAACAGTaaactgcttttatagaggtgctcgcACTTTCTGATGATCAGCCCTGCATTTGATTGGCAGCAGAGGCTGCTACCTGCCCCGGCAGAGAATGCAGATTGCAAATTATAGAGTGGACATTTACACTATTGAATCCTTGATTAATACTCACAGCTAGAATAGCCAGAGTGAAGCTGACCACAAGTATGATGTTGTAATGAAACTGGATGTGGTCCATGATGGTGGGAAAGCAGGTCTGAAAATagaaggaaaaatgaaaactgtCAGGTTCTGATATAAACTGAGGAATGATTTAAGCTTTTTCAAAGTGGGGCTGGGTCGCTCACCTTAGTGTAGACGGACTTTCTCTGCAGCATGAAAGTCTGGAAAAGTTACAGAAATAAAGACGTTACAAACTTTGACACACCGTGACCAGTGAAGCGAGTGGGTGCATCGATACTCACGTTGTTTTTGACAGTCTGACACTtgccctccttctcctcctcctggctgcacacacaggagTCGGGGATGTTCTCCCAGTCTTTGTAGCTGAACAGACCACAGCAGTGAAActacaaacagcagcaggagaagaaagaaagaggagagtTACTCATCTTCAGGAGGAACACAGAGGAATTCATGGTCCACTCAGTGACTGTGGTATTGTGTTAACTCACACCTGACCAACAAACTGCCAaagcttctgcttttatagaagtGCTCACACTTATTAATGATTACCTAATCAAGTGCATTAGAAACAATAAGGACTTAGTTTACTTTTATACAATTTAACTTACTTCTTTTTATATAAACAGAGGCACCATACGGTGTAATATGTCTCGTTTGACATCACATCTGAGGTTATTTTTAAGTGATTATAAAACCCGCCAAGGACCACATTGCATTTCTTAAACAGTGGatactttattttttccatgACTGTAGCTTTTGGTtaaacattaaatataaatacaggaaaataaaacaGGTGGCAATATCTTACCTGTTCCTGAATGTCCTCGGTCATGTTCCTCACGTATGTCGAGGATTTGTCCAGAGGCACAAGCTCGCTGAATGTCTCCACTCCAATGCCTCTGAGCTGCAAACATAGACATTATGTTTACATCGATTAGATTTACAtagtaaaacttttaaaaagcatCTTAAGGGTTCAGGTaatggtagaaaaaaaaaaagagtttataTGTGCTGATGAttataataatgtaaaaaagGTTTATAAGTCGGTCTTCATGTCAAATGATTCGACCCCACAGCAGCACATCCTGGCCTTTACCTGAGGATGTATGATGGCAGCTTGGATTCCAGTTATTAACATCAGCCAACATCCAATGACCGTGTACACCAAGGACTGCAGAGACATGCAGGGATACTTTTAATCTAATATCTTTAATCTCTGGGGCTAAGTAGAAAACAGAGTGATGGAATTATAACTTTTACAGCATTCTGAACTAAATGGCTTCATAAGATTTATTgaatcatttcttttctttaatttaatgAGTGGAAAATGTAATCACCGTGATCAGAGCCACTTTGTTCTCCTTGTGGGCTCCATAGGCTCCCAGCGTGGTGATCATTATGGTGATGCAGCCTAcgatgaagaggatgaagagttTGGTGGCACGACCCTCCAGCTGTGGAGAGAAGTGTCACGAAAAGGTTAGtgggctttgtctgtttgtCTCCACGTGTTGCATTTATGTTTGAATGTGTCCTCACGTTGTATCCTCCTCGAATGTTCATGAAGAACTGGCACCACAGAGCGAGGACGATGGCCACTCCACCAACAACctgaacaaaaagaaacagtctGGTTAGAGCTGCTGGATCCTTTAAACACAACCAGGACATGAAATGACTGCACAGCCACACACGTGGACGAGCACAACAACAAACTTTGAAAGtaagaaacaaacatgttgaatTGATGTTGGTTTATTTTACTCTTCTAAGCTTTGGTTTCATTTACATGTAAAAAAGGAGGCAAATGTGgttatttctgttttactcACCATGAAGAATATGTTGAAGACAGTGAAGATGTGTTTGAGGCAGATGTTGATCTGAGCCATTTTTGCAGCTGGAAAATGCAGTCAGAATAACAGTACTGTTCCCAAAGTCCAGACGAGCTCCGACTGCAGCGAAGTGAAGTgagaggagagcagcagaatgagctgcttttaaggGTTTCAGGGcgcctcacacagagaggcgtCATGGATATGTTGGATAAGGAAACTTCCAAGGAATGGATAGAGAATACAGGAATCATATTTAAgaacttcctctttgtttttccagGAAACCTAGTGGAGATCACTGGGTTCAGAACAAAGGGCAGTGGAAAAATTAGTCATTCAACAGGAGAGGCTGCTTACTGTAAGCCAGCTTATTGACACAGCACCTgaacaaaatgtattctgtttttttttttttttttggggggggggggttaataaGAAATGTACGTTTCATAGGTTGTAAGTATATTCTCCTGTAAtcccaaaataaaaatgttttgggaTTGAAAATTCTTTAGGTTATTTAAGTATAATGATTAAATAACAGACATCAGGGCTTTTATTACACTATTTTCTGGTTCAAATGTCTTTTAACTTCAGGAGTTTCACAACCTGAAACAACGGAATGAAACAAAGACACGTCTGAACATTAAATCATAATTTTTAACATCTCATAGTCGAGCTTTTTGCAGCACCTGACACTCACCTAAACCTGGGTCATCCGTGGCACTAACATGACAGAAGGCTGAGTGAGGAAGATAGCATTTTACAGCATTTGGAAATGGAGTCATACTCTGCTGTCAGGGGATGAGGTGGAAGAAGGTCAGATATTGGAAGCAAGAACATGGAAGCTCAAAGGAGGACATAGATGAGGACCCTGAGCAGAGTTAAAGTGGCGACACCCAAATATCATTGTGGATCAGCTAGGGATCTGCCAGCCTGTGTGGTCTCACGTTCCAGAGGTTTATCCTCTGAGCAGGGATGGTGTGACAGCAGATCACACTCTCCCTTCTCAGGCTCATCAAAAGCTATCTTTGGCCTTCTTCCACCTCACCTTCTAATGTCTGGAGGTCTGACGCTTCTTCTACATATTCATCCTTCCGTCTGCTTCCTGACGCGTGGATACAGGTTGATGTTCGGCAGACTGAAGTAGCTTTGTTGCATTCTGTTTAAGAGGTCCCAACTTCGGTGGGACAGTGGACGTGCTGTCCTTCTCCTCGTTCTTTACAGTGACAGTCAGTAACACACAGACAATGATATTcaactaaaaaacaacaaatagtCTGAGGTAAGGCAAATACACAGCATTTGTGACATGAAATATGAAGAGAAGATGGGGGAGAATTCGTACAACACGCAGTTGTGTAAAAACAGTAACTGTAAAGACATTAGAAAATAACTGTAAActgctacgtccacactagcccgaaTAGATTTTTCGTCTGAAAATGCTCCGCGTCCACACTggcgttttcagtcgttttcacagagttgtgcgtccacgtTGAAACGACCGAAAACTCTTACAttccagtactgcgcatgcgtgaaacgcaagaTGATTcggcctgcctcatttctgtatgccgtttatttactttgcggctctttgaaacgtcgcggcaaaatgtcgaggaaaagcacagagttttttaaatggactaacaatgaagtggagttgttgctgcgagtaacataAAACTACAAGGTTGGCAAAGCGAGTGAGatttaaagaatttgaagaaaagctatctggagcatgtacagactgatattaacctttaatagggctgtcaaaattgagagcaaaaaaacccaactgctgtataatgccctccactctctttgtttaattggtcacatgactgcatcacatgactaacatgcgtcatcgttttcaaatgtctgtttTCGCTGCCCACACTGCGCATAagagcgttttgaaaacgccgTCCCAGTGtggtagtgatgggatttccggctctttttagagaaccggatCTTTCAGCTTGACTCattaaaaagagccggctctttcgggtCCGAACCGGATCTTCAGATTGTTTtgctgctttaattaatttattattaacaataatataaaattatgcacaaaacgaattactaatgtaaaaaaagtggttttatttatatatgtttatatataaatataagcGGTGGCCCCtcgagacaaagcacgtacaaactccaaaacatttctagcgttaactgaacttcaaaacagagctacctagatcacttaaattacacaattgaaagcatgtgtgtattgtttgtgtatttatacacaggcactcctatatattcaaataattaaaaaaaaaaagaagttaatttacctgttactaccacacaccaaatacggtcgttggtacttgctggcttgtgtcgccactaacaaaagctcaacactgcgcctagcatcctggagcacttctgttgtcttttgtacctgttttggagtttttacgtgcttcagggtttgtacgtgttttgaagtttgtacgtgctttgtctctagggtcCACCATAAatagacatttatttattcactccacataaaatgtaataaataaatcatataatacaaaaaacaatttCATTCAAAcccatttcaacttttaactatttaaattttcagctttttccttttaaacaaatttaaagtgaaacaacacaaaacactgcaaaccacaacacaattaaatataaattaaaatatgaaaacaaaaagaagatgcatattctctgttatatgggcctgcatgaataaactttctgaatcctttatcatccacaactgaaaatagttgtggatgattactatacctttctaatgtaatgttgtccctggctctttctctgtctctccctcctgctctgttcctgtgctactgagtgtaactaccgcccctttCTCCTcatcccagcgcaaagcacaaggctcgcatgcggagtgaagcagaaaaaaagtgtgagagagggtgagagaaagaaaaaacaaaacaaaaaaaaacaccaaacccACGGTTTGCAATGAGGACCCGgatcgcgtcgttcacgtcaaagacccggctctaagagccgttttgttcgcgaccgacacatcgcTACACTGTGGACGgtaggccaaaacggagagaaacgATGCGTTTTCATACGAAAAagcattagtgtggacgtagcgttaATAGCAAAAATTCACGTGCTTTACCTTGTGGTAATTACCAATCCTTAGGACACGGTTATATTTCTCACCCGATACAAAAGGTGTGAAGATTGTTGGGAATTGTATTTCCAAACTtaaaatatgtgtgtttgtaatgTAAATAAATGACAGACCCGTGGTTAGAgaagtaaaactttatttagttTCACAGGAAACATTAAATTTATCTTATTATCCAAAAAAAGCTTTCAGAAACATTTCTTAAATAAACTTgagtattttaaataaataaatatcaaagatGTTCAACACTCCATTTTAACGGCAATAATTTCTCAATAATTAAACAACTTTCAAAGAAATTTCCAGAAAAACCTGAAAACATGTCAAAGAAATTTCCAGTAGTTAAATATATGCATGAAAATGAATTTGGGTTCCTTTCAATGACACTTCCCAAAAAAGGGTCAGAAATTAAATGCCGCTAAAATAAAGCACTGCTCGATGTTAGCACCCCCGGACACTTTCAGATGTCGGCAGCGTCATGCACCATGCAGCGTCAGAGCCCTTTGGGTTTTTAATCCGGTTAAGGTGACCTCATCTCAAGGGAGAAGCTGAGATGCAGAACGAGGCGATCCAGGAGCGAGCGAGCTTGGCGGAGGCGACAGAGAGCTGGCGCAGAAATGATTCAGGGTCGAGTGCCATTTACAAGACGCGGCCGATGCTTCTAAAGTTTGCATCATACAAAATATAATTAACACATTCTAAAAATATCTCTCTTTGCCACAGAGCGCCACACCAGCCTCAAAATAACTGACAACAAAAAtctctcattttttaaaatgtcttctTAAAAAACCTCAAAGATCTACAAAATGTCTGAAAGCTAGCTGTGGAGATGTTTCCATCAAATTTCAAGGTGAcacaaaaacattcaacaaGTTACAACTTCTCACATTTGAGCTCCACCTCCATCTGTTTTCTGATTGATTTAGTGAAGAAAATTTCTAAAACTTTTCAGAAATAGCCTCTGCCAAATTTAGTTTTCACCACCAGCAGTTTCTTCATTCATTTTAGCATTACTTCCATTTTTCAATATATGCTGCCATTAAATGAAGTTTACATTTACTCATGCACCATCTTGTGGTGCGAAATGGTATTACATTAAGGTTGAACTCAGCCTTGGTTTAAGGTGGCATCTCTTTAACACCACACACAGGTgttttgagaataaagtcatAGCTGTGTTTCTTAATATTCACCAATATTTATAGATTTAGTTAATTTTGTGAGGTtctaaactatttttaaataaaaagtctttaaaatgcagcaggaaaaagaaaaatctcagaTCTAATATTCTGGTCTTTTTCCACTGCTGTTCATATGAAATTCTGGGGGCTTCTGTTTGTAGGACTTTCATAATGATGGTGGAGCTTTAGAGGGCGTGGACCTGAGATTGACCAGTGAAGATGAGTGTTTATGTAAGCTGCGCCAAAATacagaaagcaaaacagaagaaacgataccaaccatttaaaaaaaaaaaaaaagaaagaagagaaaccCGAAGCAAAGGGAAGCTTGGCGTTACCCGACAGACCCTTGACGGGCTCATTCCAGAGGTTCAAGGTCAGAGAAACAGTTCAAATAGCAGAATTATTAACTTTTTCAAGAAAATCTTCTCAGTTTTGAAGAAAGTGCCCGCATGTGCCCGAGAACtgaaagtttattttatttgggaTTTAGTCAAAGTATCTGCAGTTATTCTGAAGTTTGTGGAAGTCCACATGTGAGAACACCAGCTGTGAATGCTCACATGAATGGGCGGTGTGTGGGGGCAAGGGCGTGGTCTCAGCTGAGGTAGGTGAGGATGACAGACTGGATGGGCAGCCTGCAGACTGGGCACAGTTTGTTCCTCTTCTTCAGCTTCCTGGCGCAGACGTAGCAGGACATAAGGTGTCCGGTCCGTCCGTGCACGATGCAGCCATTCTTTGGTCGCGACTGACAGATGAGGCAGGGGTCCAGGCACGAGTCCGGCAGACGCCACTCCGCCGAAACGCTGCGCTCCATATCGGGGACTTGCATGGTAGGAGGAGcagctggagctgcagctggagcTGGGGAAGGTGGGAGAAGCTCCTGAGAATCAATGGAGGATgagtgtgaggaagaggagggctgGGATTCGGGAGTCCAGAGCTTCTCCTGTGAATAGGAGGAGGAAggctgggagcatgagaggagATCCTGGGAGTTTGGTGCGGAGGAGGCGGAGTCAGCAGCGGCAGAGGAGCAGGTGGAGTCGGACGCACACTGTGAGTGCAGAGGAGGAGTTTTTAATCTTTTCCCATCTGGAACATCGACTCCGTTCTCCTCCATGTCAGAACCTGCAGGACACAAATCAATCAATCGATTAGCAGCTTGTCTGTCACCGAAGATAAAACTGACAgcaagctgcagttcctctagtggccacttgaggaaAAAGTGAGCCAGTCAGCACCTGCAGGTTCTCACCTGAACATCTCTGTGCTCTTCTAGAgcgtttttaattaaattattcgatttctaatactactactactaattataataataataataagagactTGAAAATGATTTCTACATTCATTTTGTGATTGGCTATTCATTAGAAAGTGTGTGCAGATAGGGATGTGCATCAAAAATCGAGTATCAGCTACATAGATCTGAGATGAGGTGTACAGCAGCAGCttgtctctttttcctctctgcCTAATGATTGGTTTTCTAAATTGTCGCTTCGGTATTCTGATGTAGACAATCATCACCAGTGGTTTTAGGTAGGCTGTGTCTGACTAATATGAAATAATCTGAGTGATGTGTAATTCTGCACAGGTGTGTTGACATTGGCACACAGGGACATCTGACCTGGTTTTATAGACTGAAGATATTCTGGGGGTTTTCTAACCTTTACACTCGTCTTTGATTCACTGGAGATTTCCCTTTGTTATTTGAAAACACCggctctgtgctttttttggtttttgttttttttgggggggtatgTTAAATGAAGGAGTCCAAACTTGATTGACTTTTGAAACGTCTGTGTCCCCCTTCTTTCGTTTGCACCTTTTTGACAGCATTACTCTAAAAACAAACTACTTTGGTCTCTGTAGTCATGATAAGATTTACCTGGAGGTTCTTTGGCAGCTGATAGGTTGGTCGGCTTTGTGGGCAGGGCTTTAGGGCTGGAGGAGGCACAGTTGACGGACACATCAGGTAGCCAATCCTGGCGCAGATCCCAGCAGCGGAGGCAGTTTCTGGGCAGAGGAGGGTTCAACTCATCGCATTTCGCACAGCGCCAGTAATCCTGAGAGGAAAACACTCCATTACACCTGAACAACTTGCGTAAGTGTGTGGCTTTGtgtcatctgtgtgtttgtgcagcaaCTCACAGCTTCAGTAATCTCTGTGTCTTCATCAAAGGAGTCGTCGTCATCTGCTTCGAAGATTGTGACCTCATATACCTGCAGCACACAGACAAGATGGCTATTAGTATCGTTGTCGAGCCAAGGTAGATGTTTAATGGCCAGCTCGGTCTATTAAGTGGTTCTTACCTgatcatcagcagagagagaagCATCATCTTCATTGTAATCATCTGAATCTATGGACTCGACTTCAAATTCAACACTGAAGTTGTCGCTGTCAGAGTCTGACGCTGCGtccgtgacctctgacctcccagactaaacacacacagagtccaCATTACACATTATACATCAACACAGGCTCAATAAACCACTGATTGTGCGTCATGCTCACTGTGCTGTGCGAGTCAGATGATTGGCTGCTGTGTCTTTCTCGCCCGCTCCCAAGTCCTCCAATCACACACCAGGACAGGCTGTCGTCGAACGTCAGCGAGTAGCTGTCAGACCGTCTCCTTTTCGtgcctccctcttcctcctcctcctccgagtCTTCTTCAACATCCCCCTCGTCTACACTGTGTGAGGGACCTGCAGACAAAAGGTGGGCGGAGTTTGGTTAAACAGTTAAACACCTTGAATGAAATGGTGGTGGAGTTAGTGCTGGTACATCTTGAGGAGAAACTCACCTGGCTCATTGCTCCTGCAGCTccaccttctcctcctccttctcctcctcctgtcaGGCGATGAAGAGCAACCTTCTGTTTCTGCCGCCTGAAAGCACAAACACGTTTTTGAGCtgattttcaaacttttaaacTCTTGTTGGGCCATAGAATAATCACCAAATTCCATGTGACTTTTAAATTAGATCATACACATTAGATATGTTTATGATCATCATCCCCAAAAGGTTCAATTTCtcccaaacacaaaacaaaaaagtcacaCAAAGGCAAGAAGGAAAGACTGGAGCCTCCTGGTGTGCAGCCAGATGTGTCTGAGTATGTGTGTTAATAGGATAACGTGGCTTGTGTTCTAATGACACAATTGAGTTAACTAATAATACAGCAAAACactttgtttgttggtttttggtgtttttttgtctgtaaaaattCTGCTGCAGCTCGTTCGTGGTTAAAGTGTGCGTTTGGATTATTTagccacaaacagcagcagcacaaatTCAAAGTTTTACAGTTTGCCTGCTCTTTACGTTCACCGCCACCCTCTTGGATTGTTAAGCTGGGGTTACTGGGACTGCTTTTACTTTCTGAGTTGGAAATCTGAGTTTCCAACTCAATCAGGAATTCACTATAATAGCGTTTTGAGTGCTCAGCAAGAGTAGAATGTTTCTTTCTGTAATTCAGAAGGAAGTCTGTGAAAGTGTCGGTAAATATATTCCTCAGTGAAGACTGCAGCAGTGTTTTTGCTTCTTAGGTGGACTCATAACTGGAGTTGAGTGCACCTGGAAGTAATTCTCTCGTAAGCTGGAATGGTTCAGAGGTTGGAGCTTGTAAAATGGTCCAAAATAGCCTGTGTGAATAGCACAAGGTGAAACTTTACTTCGAGTTTATTCTAAACTTCTTAAATGCTGCGCTCACAGCGAGGGAAAGGAAGCTGAAGGTACGTAAATGTGAAGGAACAAACCCGGGCTAGAAATACCGAAGGTTTATCTGGCAAAAACACAATAGACGTAGAGAATCCAAACATGGTGTGCGTCTTACCTCCGTCCTTCTGTCTGTCTGGCTGCTGCTGTGCGGCTCACTCAGACTTGTTGTTGATTCTAAAGAGAGTGTTTGTCAGAGTCAGACCAGCAGGATATcatctatatatacacaaacacacacaccctcaaTATTTAGAAAGTATGCCTTTATC
This window encodes:
- the LOC101477518 gene encoding tetraspanin-8-like, coding for MAQINICLKHIFTVFNIFFMVVGGVAIVLALWCQFFMNIRGGYNLEGRATKLFILFIVGCITIMITTLGAYGAHKENKVALITSLVYTVIGCWLMLITGIQAAIIHPQLRGIGVETFSELVPLDKSSTYVRNMTEDIQEQFHCCGLFSYKDWENIPDSCVCSQEEEKEGKCQTVKNNTFMLQRKSVYTKTCFPTIMDHIQFHYNIILVVSFTLAILALLGIILSSIMIHQLYYPNRPTIMISMMPPKYKELHNAPAC
- the mdm2 gene encoding E3 ubiquitin-protein ligase Mdm2 isoform X1, encoding MSADSDTNTWTTEDDNKLVRPKVEFCSLLQHAGATKDVFTMKEVMFYLGQYIIQKQLYDQKQQHIVHCAQDALGRVLGVDSFSVKEPRVLFAMITKNLVAVSSPESTTSLSEPHSSSQTDRRTEAAETEGCSSSPDRRRRRRRRRWSCRSNEPGPSHSVDEGDVEEDSEEEEEEGGTKRRRSDSYSLTFDDSLSWCVIGGLGSGRERHSSQSSDSHSTSGRSEVTDAASDSDSDNFSVEFEVESIDSDDYNEDDASLSADDQVYEVTIFEADDDDSFDEDTEITEADYWRCAKCDELNPPLPRNCLRCWDLRQDWLPDVSVNCASSSPKALPTKPTNLSAAKEPPGSDMEENGVDVPDGKRLKTPPLHSQCASDSTCSSAAADSASSAPNSQDLLSCSQPSSSYSQEKLWTPESQPSSSSHSSSIDSQELLPPSPAPAAAPAAPPTMQVPDMERSVSAEWRLPDSCLDPCLICQSRPKNGCIVHGRTGHLMSCYVCARKLKKRNKLCPVCRLPIQSVILTYLS
- the mdm2 gene encoding E3 ubiquitin-protein ligase Mdm2 isoform X2, with translation MFYLGQYIIQKQLYDQKQQHIVHCAQDALGRVLGVDSFSVKEPRVLFAMITKNLVAVSSPESTTSLSEPHSSSQTDRRTEAAETEGCSSSPDRRRRRRRRRWSCRSNEPGPSHSVDEGDVEEDSEEEEEEGGTKRRRSDSYSLTFDDSLSWCVIGGLGSGRERHSSQSSDSHSTSGRSEVTDAASDSDSDNFSVEFEVESIDSDDYNEDDASLSADDQVYEVTIFEADDDDSFDEDTEITEADYWRCAKCDELNPPLPRNCLRCWDLRQDWLPDVSVNCASSSPKALPTKPTNLSAAKEPPGSDMEENGVDVPDGKRLKTPPLHSQCASDSTCSSAAADSASSAPNSQDLLSCSQPSSSYSQEKLWTPESQPSSSSHSSSIDSQELLPPSPAPAAAPAAPPTMQVPDMERSVSAEWRLPDSCLDPCLICQSRPKNGCIVHGRTGHLMSCYVCARKLKKRNKLCPVCRLPIQSVILTYLS